From the Macrobrachium rosenbergii isolate ZJJX-2024 chromosome 50, ASM4041242v1, whole genome shotgun sequence genome, the window ATGATGTGCTTcggtttgtatttgtttatatgtgtatgtgtgtgtgtgtgtgtgtgtgtgtgtaggggtttCAGCAGGCTAGTGTGTATTGACTGTTGTATTTTTTCTCTAGAGCCACTCCAAATAAGAACTTGAAGTGTCTTTGGgttgataaaggaaataaatatttggatAAAGTGATCAGACATCTTCCAGATAAGTAGGCAGCTAAGCTGCTTTTCAATTACGCGAAATTAGTTGGCGCCTGACCAGTTTGTCTTTAGGTCCTCTTTTGCTGTGTTTTCTTATATACTTTTCCCCCCTAGGGAGGtaaatgccgtcagtgcacctcacgtggtgcactgtaggcattacccttcggcccctagctgcaacccctttcgttcctttgattctactttcgttcatattctctttcttccatctgactttccaccttctcctaacagttatttcaaagtgcaactgcgaggttatccttgttacatctttaaaaccttttactctcaaattcccttcCATTAttcagtgacctcataggtcccagcgcttggcctttggcgtaaattttatattctgttccattccttATGTACTTAGTCTATACATTTGTGCCGAGTTTTAATGCTTAGTTATCAAGTTTTAATGCTTAGTTATCAAATAGTTCTCTTGTTTGAGCCGATCTTTGTTGACTCACAGTCTGGTTGTTGCGTGTTACtctatcttatttttattgtaagttcATTTTTGTTATTGCTAATCCCCGAAAATACGCGGATATCATCTTTAACATTTTACCACTGCAATTTTTATTACTTGCCTGACCTCTCATGCAATATGAAGGGAGTAATTTCCGTCGCATTTGCTCTCcacttctctttttcttatgCCAACCCaatcatataatatgtatacaggCAAATATTTGCTGAATACGCAAGGCTCCTATTTATGCCAGATGTATGTCACTGTTCTCAGGTCAGTCAGTCATCATTGTTTCGTTTCGTAGGTTCCTGTTCCTAAAAGTTAATTTAAATTGGTATATGTAGTGTACGAAGTGCATTGATAGGTTAAAAATGCTTGATCACTATGCTGTTATTAAGTGTCATTCGTTGGAATGCTGACAAGTTCACTATGCTCTCGTTTCAAACCATAAATTGTACACGTGAAGCTCGTGAATTTTACTTTTGTGGTCTTTTATGTAAGGAAGTTTTATTAGACTTTCTAGTTTTGCGTCGTAACTCGATCGTATTATGTTACCCAACTTTGAAAGCTTTTCAATATGCATTGTATTTTGGTTGCCTAAATGACCTTAGCAATCTGAAGGTAAAAAAGAGAATAGGTTCCAGTAATCTTGGAGAGGGTCAAAAAGTGATTGCAGTGAAACTACAAATACAGTCTTTTCTTCTGCGTTAAATGTTATCGCGACCCCTTTCTCAGTATTAAAATAGCTGAAACAGTATGGAAGCACCTGCAATTTTTAGCATGGGTCATTATCTACAGAAAAGAGGAAATCTCCCACTGGGTCTTCATATATTCCGAAATCTTCAAATTCGCGGTTTTATCGTTTTTGTTGTAAGTTCGATACTGAAATTTGGTACAAGAGCACAGAATCATTAGCCATGTGGAAAAGTGGAGAATCTGTTtcgagtttttaaaatttttgaaatgtattAATTCCAGTAACAGAATTGGTTGTAATTGTAAGAATCGCTGTCTTTTACAGGATTAAATGTGCCGCAGCGAGGAGTTGTCAAACATTATTGAATAGGAGTTACTAGCGGAACCTTGTTCTGAGCGTCTTCCACTAAACCCACTTTGTATGTCCCCAACGGTAATGACCAATATGTTTGAGATTCAACTTATTGTATTGCgtttatacattattttcacaatttttccttttatacattTCGTGCTGTAGACTCTGCCATCAACGCACCATAATACAATGCGAAATTatagaggatattattattagaaatgacCAGGTTCCTAATCCCTGGGCAAGAAGCTTTGACTTACATATCCGGTACACGCTTGGTTACTTGTGGCTGCAAAGCACCTTGTGCTACGAGTTTCTTAGACGTTGCAGCCATTACCGCAGAAACTGGGTGGCGAAAAATCTCATTCTCTCCTGGCCCtcagtttatattatatttactccTGTTATAGTATTATTTGTAATAACATTtagattgcatatatatatatatatatatatatatatatatatatatatatatatatatattatatacatttactgtatgtatgtataggctatatacacacacacacacacacacacacatatatatatatactgtatatatatatatatatatatatatatatatatatatatatatatatatttatatatatatatatatatatatatatatatatatatatatatatatatatatatatatatatatatatatatatatatatatatgtgtgtgtgtgtgtgtgtgtgtgtgtgtgtgtgtgtatgtatgtatgtatgtatttgatatatattacatatatatatatatatatgtatgtatattataaaatgttatcAAACCTATATTAATACACATACCACATGCATACTGTTTGTGAGTGTTTATCCATATACATACGTGAGCTTGCATTAACGATATTCGGGCATTTTCAACCGCCATTTCAAGCTCCCGAagcctttcattttctctgaatTATGTGAGCTTTAAAAACCGAATTAAATTAATTAGTGTTATTCAGCGATAAATCTAGCTTTATTATTTAAGTTAACTTCTTAAACACAGAGGAAACACGCGCGACTCTGAGTTATGACCCAGAAATTTACGTGGCGTGACTTTTAATAGGTTGAAAGTGGATGTATTATCTGAAATTTATCCGCAGTTCTCAGTTAGGTTAAGAGAACCGGGAAAAAGACTGAAGTTTTGTTAGTTTAAAAGACTGAAGTTTTGTTAGTTTTCCAACGAAAGCTGCAACACGTTCATCAGAATCTTCGTCTTCGTTTTAacgttctttttcccatttttatatggggtaagcacgatgccttctttttgaaggactttgatttggcgttggggtaggccgtagcctcgatcggctgccctgcctgacatcgcttagatcccgGTAACGAATGTATACATgaatcgtaccaaatccccagctccctttctcccagcagcgaggagaactgggcggttaggtcgacagttcgagacgtgtgaggtgtctgttatgcttTTAGAAACACGTTCACCAGAATAATAATAGGTGAGTAATTCGAAAAGGACAGAAAGAGGCGGTGAAGTCACTGATCGACATTAAACAgagtactttattattttatgaagacTAATGACAAGTCAGGTACTTGACATGTACagactatgattttttttcataaggatTCTGTAGTGTCACAGCTTTCTTAGTGCTCAGATTTACAAATGATTTTCCTCTGAGTATTAGATTCATAGTTAAGGACTCATAAAAATGGTTACTTTAATATTCTCTGCAAACAATAACAGTGGTTAAGGTCACGCAGAAATATGTTACTTTAATGTTCTGTACAATCAGTAACAATTAACAATTAGggtatgttattaaaaaaattgaattacctcagttacCTCATACACAATACATCTACCAAAATCGGCGGACTACATCACGGAGCTGTGACAAAATCAAGGTTAATATTAGTCTGAAGTAGTATTGGCAGAATTAAAAGAATGTTTATCATTAATCACTAAATACAATATCCTCAAGAATAATGGAAAGAAGAATCAGCAGAAGCCTATGTTTGGATGACATCAGGAGCaagatgtttatttattgctGTGGGACCTTCGATACTGGAAACTGGTATTTTACTACCTTTGGGCTGGAGGTGTTTCGGTGCTTTTGTTATTGTGCGTGTCACTATTTATTGCTGCTTTTCATCTTACGATGGTAGGCTATTATCGTCTCCTATACACTGGTTGACAGCCAAACTCTTCGCCCAAAATTTCAGTCATCCACTTTGCTgattcatcttccttttcatatTCCTCGTCTGTTTCTGCAAATGACTCAGTAAGCTCCTCCAACTTTGCTgattcatcttccttttcattttcattatctgttTCTGCAAATGACTCAGCAAGCTCTTCCAACTTTGCTgattcatcttccttttcattttcataatctgtTTCTGCAAATGACTCAGTAAGCTCTTCCAACTTTGCTgattcatcttccttttcattttcataatctgtTTCTGCAAATGACTCAGTAAGCTCTTCCAACTTTGCTgattcatcttccttttcattttcctcatctGTTTCTACAAATGACTCAGTAAGCTCTTCCAACTTTGCTgattcatcttccttttcattttcataatctgtTTCTGCAAATGACTCAGTAAGCTCTTCCAACTTTGCTGATTCATCCTCTTCTCCATTTTCCTCATCTGTTTCTATAAATGACTCAGTAAGCTCTTCCAACTTTGCTgattcatcttccttttcattttcatattctgtttctgcAAATGACTCAGTAAGCTCTTCCAACTTTGCTGATTCATCCTCTTCTCCATTTTCCTCATCTGTTTCTACAAATGACTCAGTAAGCTCTTCCAATTGTTCGTTACTctcaattttatgattttttatagcTTTCTGCATCTTAGCATTTTCCCTCTTGACTATCTCATTATAGTCCAGAAACACTATCAGGTTTAGTGCTTAGGTTAATTGAGGGGTAATAGAGTCTTCTGGGAGCAGCTCTAAGTAGTTTTTCCCTGTTGGCTGGTGTCACAAGAGCCAGGGCTCTAGCATAGCCAGCCTAAGGTTGGTGACCACCACTGAACATCAGGATTATTGGGAAATCTCTTAGGATACTCAAGAGAGTGGATTTTCGTGATTGGAGCTCGTAATCTCATCTCTAATAAATTCCTTTGTTGGAAAAAGAAGGGTAAATTAAATGGTTAAGTTATACGTGAAGATCAGTGGTGATTTCACGATTATTTTGAAACGGTTGAGAAAATGCTCGATTCTGTACAGCGATTACTAAAATTATGTCTGACACCTTATATCACACATCCGCTAATTCAGTATAATGACAATTCATAAAAATTGTGGTAACTTGGTTCCATATTTAACAATTTTTACTTCTCTAGGTATGAAGTTAATGTGAAAAATACCGTAGAAAAAGTTagatttaaagattaaaaatacattaaagctTTCTCAAGGACATGTTAGAGCGTTCTAACAAACGATAGATGTTCGAGTGCATTGAGAAAGTTGAAAGGTATTTTCAAGTTGACCGTGTGAGGTTTTCTTAGTTAACGTTTAAGAAAAATAGAACCACTGCTAggtgtaaaatatgaaagaataaagtagataaacaAAGAACTAATTGTCTGATATGATTTTGCTAAAAGAGAGGAAGGGGTAGATATTTGAAGTTCGCTGAGCAGATAAAACTACATGAGAAAATAGTCTGTTATAGGAAGCTCTCTCGCTCtcactgtggaaaaaaaaattaaaggcttaACATAAAGATAGGTTATTAACCAATGAATCCACCACATTTTCTAAACGTTACCAGTGAGATCTATCCAGAATCTCTCGCACTTAAGCACATTGTCACGTTCTGTCATGACAAGTGTTTGTCTCTGCCCTTGAATTTTGTCAGCGATTCCCATTTAATTTGAATGGGTCCAACACGGTGTCACCTTTCATTGTTGGAATATTGATTGCGAAAATGGAATTGAATTAGCAGGAAATTAAGCTTGGGGAAGGTCGCCCGATGTTCTCAGTGGCAATTGTGAGAAGGTGGAAAAATCTGGTTATCTGAAATAGCTGGGGtgatgaattgacgtgttgtgttcGAGCACGGTCACCGTCCTCTCTCGTCTCTGATTtcctcattaatttatttatattttgtgaattcAGCTTTTAACgactctgtccttttttttttttttttttttttagaaattttggaaattttgactTTATGGATATTTATAATTAGACCTCCATAAaagatcatttttataaataagattattatatatgtcatcaaaatacacattaaatatgGTTTTTTCACATGTGGCTCATTCAGGCATCATTTCTCTAAAAATTTCGTGAGGAAACCCACCACCCTTCGTAATGACTAAATCTTGTTTGTCCGTAATATCCAGCATGTGATACTactacagtaaattaaaaaaagacaaattttggtTTTGTCTTAAGTCATCCAAGTCCTGATCTACATTGATTTTGGACTAATCGCTGCAGTCACAGCTGTTATGGGTGTTCTGAAATTCATGAGCAATAATCTGAATACCATATCCTGCTGATGACCTTCTGTATAGGTATATGAAATTGTATTtgctaaatttttaaatttacagaGCTCTGTGCAAATATAAAGTTGCACGGCTTAGgaatattaaaagttttatttattgattggtATTTCTCTGCCTTCCTTAAGAACTACTACTCTGAATTTATCAGGAAGATCTCGATGTAACTATTTTCTGGATGATTCATGTCAGTTAAAACTGGTTGCCGAGCAACTGGCGGCGTGTCCGATTTTACTGGAAAAATAACCAAAAGGAGTTTTTTTCCACAAACGACGAGATTCTGAAATTCAGTAAAACTGCAGATACTTGCACACAAAAAGGCAGCCCCTCCGCTCCCCAACCAGTTCCGGGAAATGCAAGAATTTCGAGCCTTTTAAGTTTCAAGCAACAATGCGAGGTTCCAATAAGCCTCATTCGAAGTTCCCGTGTGCTTTATATTGACAAGTATATTCTGAGGTGACAAGACGGAATATGACAATTACGGCTGGGAAGTATTGAGAACGTCCCTGAAAGGGGATTTGAAGCACAATAAGGCCTTGCCATTACTGTAATTGACATAGCACAAGGAAGACGATATATATCAGTTCGTAAGTCAGCCAGCGTATTGATTATCGGGAGTTGAATCATTTGGAGAGAAAGGTGAAGCAAGTTTTTATATGTTGTTAGGTTtacctcagctctctctctctctctctctctctctctctctctctctctctctctctctctctctctctatacgttaATATCTTACatcaaaagaagaacaagaagacgGATATGTTTCCGATTATTTTACGTAAATCGCCTTAATGTGCCATTTTGTGTCATTGACTAAAACGCATGGAAAGGAACGAGTAAGACTTTTCCATTTCTCCTCACATGTTCTGCAAATATAGATCAAAAGAAACTTTTCACAGAAACTCGACAAAAATTGAAAGCATCAAGCATCTCTCTTCCACAGCGATTTTACGTTGTTTAAAACTAAAGTGGTTCTGCtctttcacatttaaaaaaaaatgaattgcaaACTTCACTTCCTCACACACACTACGAAAATTTAGTAAATGAAGCATCGTTGTGCTCCATATATTAAATAGGCAGGGCTTCAGTTTGTCACAAAGGCTGTACGAAAATTGAACAAGTATATAAACATTCTTTTCCCTTTGAGgtattaaaagctaaaagaaataaCACTGACAGTCTCAGATCTTTTAAGAAAATGGATTGCATGTCgcttcatttatttacttcacaAATTTGTAAGCCTTTTAATTTCAAACAGAAATTCTACACACATTCAGGAAATGATGCTTTACTTCACAGTGGGCGtgcgaaataaaaaaatgtttccactTCTTATTGAGATTGAATAAAAGTTCGGAAAACCGAGCTTTAGCGTTGACCCAACAAACAAAGGCTTCAATTTCACAAAGACATTCTACAAACTTAGAAGGAAAAGTCTTAATTTAGCCATGCATAAGAGCAGAAGAAACTGGTAAGTGAACTTTCAATACCTCATAGGTATCTTGGGGTAATTGATCAAATGGGGATTCACTTTTTATAGAGactataaatgaataaaggaGTCTTCACCGTTTCATAGAGGCTGAGAGGAATCGAAGCCTCCTTTCTTCACTAATCATAGGAACTCTGTAAGAAAGTAAACTTTCATTAATCAATAACCACAGAATATCATCAGGAAAATGAAAGTCCGCTAACCAGTCCCATTTTAAAGTGAGGCATCGTTTCTTCAGTCAATTAAATGTGCATGGTAAAATTAAGCCTATTTTCCCTCAAAGTTCAAAATCAACGTTAGGAGGTGATGATCCCACATGTAATTAATTACCTGTCTGTGTCAGAAATCATCTGCATCCATGATCCACATCAAAGTATAAACCCTGCTTCAAGGCATGCCTTAGCCTGTGAAAACTTTTTCACAAAATAAGCAGTGAAATTTACTATGATGGTATATACTTCATCAGCCTTCGTACTGCATTTAAATAGGTGAGTCCATTCCCTTCATTGCCCTTTTTGCATTTGTCGTATCTGACTGATTTGAACTCACTGGATCATTAATGCCTACTTTTGGCGACTGAAACAATTCATTTCACTGAGCTACTATAACATGAAATGAGGTTCCAGACTGTCCAGGCCTGGCTGCATGAGATGCTGATGCTAAACAAGATGTAAAAGTTTTCTCGTGACGTTTTCAAAATATTGGGAAGACAGGAAAATGCCAAAAGATAAGGACGCTGAATCCACAAGAAATTTAGTTCTTTGAATGTTTAGACAAAAGTACTTAAAATATCAAGGAGTCGTCATGCAGCACCTGCAAGTATGTAATTACCAGTTTTCTTATATATTGGTCACTACTGTGGCTTTGCCCTTGCCTCTTGAACATGGATTGAACAAACTTGAGTTCACGCTACATGCGCACAGTACAGCAAGCAGACACTTGGGGTTGGTTACCTGTAGGGTAtcaggttttgtaaatttttttttcttcgttttatacCCTATGACCTTTGATGGCATCTTAGGACTTTCAGAATAAGGGTCAGCTGAATTTGTGTTTAAGAGTTCACAAGTATTTGGTGTTACAAGCATAACTTTCATTCCTGTGGCAATCTTCATGTCAATTCTATGCCTAGacatttgacataaaaatagaggcATGGAAAAATACTGTATCACGGTGTATTCGAGATCAGGCTAAAACCTAGTGAGCATTTGTTTCACTTCTGACTTCATGAGGAACCCATGATGTTTTATTAAGCTGACTAAGCCTTCTTTTAGAGAGATTCGGGCCACTACATGTGTGCCATTGAGTGTGTgggtgtttatgtgtgtgtgtgtgtgtgtgtgtttgtttgtgggtaaACAGAGGATATGGCCTTGATGAAATTGAAACTTTGGAGTGCAAGATTTTCTGCCACAGAGTAAAGGTGAAAGATCTTGCGTCACTCCATTTTGTCAGCTTCCTCGTggcattgtttatattttatatccttgttaatattttatatcacaTTCTTATTCCCGTAATAGAAAttatgaatacaatatatatatatatatatattatatgtatatatatatatatatttatttacatgtatgtatatatatatatatatatatatatatatatatatatatatatatatatatatatatatatatatatattatatatttgtgtatatgcatatttatattcagtatacacacacatacatatatatgtgtgtgtatgcatatgcgtAAGACCTAGTACATACAAGGCTGCTCGGTTAATACTTTCATACATAATTGTCAGAGCGACGACCATTGTTGAGTCGAAAATATTGTTGAATTATGAAttaggcaagaaaaaaaaaaactaaacttccATAATGATATCCGTTACATCATTCGCGTCTAATGGCTTTTGAAACTTCGCTCAGAAAACTCAGATATTTCACTCTgattttactcatttatatttttggagTAGACGCCATTTTCTCGTAAAACCTTCGCAGGAAGGGTATTTTCGAGTTTTTTATTCGATCGCGAATAGCTTGAAGCTCAAAATGTCTAATTACTCacttttttatttggctttttgGTAATTTGGCCTAATTAGGTCGAAACGAGGGaaactaaataaagaaatctttgtttgcttgtttgtgaaTTCGCAAATCAGACTCTCCGTCTCAAAGCGCGTCCGTTTCCGCTTCCTGCACTGTCTGGCTTGCCACGCACccaagaaattctttatttatttataagtgtaGGAGTAACAAATAAttaccgtgtatgtatacatgtatgtacatatacacttatttatatatatatatatatgtatacatatactgtatatacatatgtatgtatgtatgttgtccGTATACGtgtctgtatttttgtgttcctttGTGTAACTGAgtcagtagaatatatatatatatataggtttggtatgtatatgtatacatatactgtatatatacatatgtatgtatgttgtgcgTATACGtgtctgtatttttgtgttcctttGTGTAACTGAGTCAGTAGAAAACCTGATTTGTTTCAGTACAGGGAATAGCTGAGCTGTCGGAACCAATTCATGTTCagatggaaaaatataataacgtatattattattagaaaagataattatatatatatatttttttctgtttctttcattatttttcctttgctagTTCAGTAAGATTACAGCGATGGTAATACCCATTCGCGAAACGAAAGAAATATCATTTTGATTGCGTAAACATGTAAATTTATAATgttatatttgtgatgtctcgaACAACTTTATATTATAGGACTAATTGGGATATTTCATCGAttctctttatctgtctgtctccaAGGCTTCCAGTCGTTGATGTTATTCTTAGTCATCTTCCAGAAATAACATCGTATCTTtttaattgactgattgattgattatgaaattcaggtcttgacgaccaagcgccggaacccatcaggattattcagcgctgtaatgaaggtgaaatatataaattaatgatatgattgataatgaataggtgaatgatatTCTAGTAAAATTCAGTTACTCGAGGCTTTTTGCCGTCTACAGCCTTTCCTGAAGACATTTCTAATCAGACATTTTCTAAGTCTTTCAAATTTGTCACTGTTTTTCAAAACTGCGCTCATTTGTGTGAAACATGCTGAAGCAACCAGTCTCGACCTTTCTCAGGAAGATTCCACAGATTGGAAGGTCCCCtcacagcttaaaaaaaaagaaaaaaatcacttaaaaacgAAGCGAAGAAAAGTTACATGCCGGTGAGGATAAACCAGCAAACTTGGGATTTTATAGTGGCTCTTTCTACAAACTTTTTTGCCTGCTGGTTAATTATGTTTCGaacactgttttttttctctcgtcgatatcctgtttcttgtttttttccgtGTCTTGGCCTCACcgtcattaaaaaaacaaaaacaggagtGGATGCGTTGCCTTGCTTCACGCGAGATTTCTCCTTCAATCATTGTATTATTAAGCTCCTGACCCCCAACGCTACATCCTGACTTTACTGAAAGAAAACGAGATTTTCCCAAATATAGATCTGGGAAGTCCGTGATATTTCGTTTTGCTGCTTTCCAGAGAAGTTGTGCTGTGTGTAGCAGACAACTGTCTAGGGATTGAGgtgtttcgtatatatatatatatatatatatatatatatatatatatatatatatatatatatatatatatactgtatatatatgtgtatatatatatatatatatatacttaactacTGATTCGAGATTGAAACCCCATTTCAGAAAGCTTCCATAACATCAACTGCTACAGATGCATTCATGGCTGGATACAGTCTCCCCTGTTGCCTCACACATGAACTGCGTCATTCACTTTCATCTTTCATGCATTATGGCGCTTCTTCCATATTAAGCCTTCCTTTAAttcagttcctcttccaagcTAGCTAACAACATTTTCTTGGACTACCTTTCCCTCCTAGCATAGCGTTCAAATTAGTAAGTGTTTGCACTAATTAgatttcttccattctctccacattacCAAACCATTTCCAAAGCCTTTGCTTCATCAAGTTGTGCGTGATAAGCTCATCGCCCTACCTTCGTTATTACtcaccctttttattttttttatcgtttcaaaAATTTATCAGTCTTTCAATATCCACAATAATATTCGTAGTTACATTTACTTTGCgttaattttcctttccataaTTAATAATCGCAGATAAAATCTTTGTTTGTAAAACTTATTTGTTCACTGGTCTCTGTCGATTCTCTTGACTATCACCAGCTACAACTGTATCCTGTGCAAATATCAGCCACTTCCTAATTTTTACCCACATCTTCCATCATACGTATATTAAATCACTCAATATACTTAATCACTCTGCTGTCTATATACTCCCAGTGGCTAATTAGCTTCCAACGTTTAACACCAGAACTCAAAATCACTCTCagcaaagttctttttttttttttttttttttacacaatgcaTCCCACACCCTTGAGATTGCAACTCTTATGAATCTAGGTCCATATATTACATATAGCTTGGTTTTCCCATTGTCACACTTCTTTCGTGGCTAATCCCTAGTAAGCTCACGATTGTCACACCGTTTTCTTTGCCTAAAATGAAAAGCATTTATTTCTCCAGAGAAGTCATCCTAGTTAAACTGAGTAATTTCATGGATCTGTAATTGTTCTGGCTTCAGAGAGAATGCACAGATTTTTGACTGACAGAGAGATGAAAGAGCCATTGCTGAGGTTCCTGAATCTGAAGGTGAAAAAGATTAAACCTTTTCAGTGCTTCTAAGAGAACATGCAGTATACATGGTAGATTTTTGTATCTTATCTACATAATTCTGTAAACAGCTTGAGGTGGTCGCGAtcgaaaaagttttcttttcaattttggtTGTGAGATTTAACCTAATAGTGATATTTTCGTGTGGAAACTTATTTCTTCTCTGTACTTGATGTAATGTTTAGTTCTCATTCCCTTCAAGCACTTCCCTGTGGTGCACTGTGTTACTGCAAATGGATTTTGGGTAaacttcacagttttttaaattactgaaaaaaaattgtcacctGAAGTTTGATCATCGAACTTCGGGTATTTCCGTATGATTACATAACATGAAAACTTCATTGTACAAACCGTTCCCATTACTTGGCGACTTCATTGCACACAACCCCTTACAGGATTCAGATTACCAGACTATGGACAATTTTGGTACTGAAATAGACCAGTAATAACAATCATTTTAATGAATATGATACAATAAATAGCTTTCACACAACCGTAGCAGCAACTCATAAGGTGGCGGATCTCTGCGCTCCATATCAGTAATACATTTTAAGAAACAGCGTTTTTCTTTCTTAagtaatgttttctgtttttaggaCAGGCCCATTTAGTGTTTAAGTGActagtttgaatttttttcaaaacagttCTGTTCTTATGACCTGATAGTCTTTCTGCCTTTTGACTGACCGTGGTGTACATGACTGCCCTCGCtatagaaatttttactttaatgccACAACATTACCATGAGCGCAGTGTTTAGTAACAGCCCCATGGGAATGAGTGTTAAAACCTAAACAAAAGAAGGTAAATATCTCGGTAACTAACTTTTCGGTAGAATTTAATATGCTTTTTG encodes:
- the LOC136832908 gene encoding aspartic and glutamic acid-rich protein-like, coding for MQKAIKNHKIESNEQLEELTESFVETDEENGEEDESAKLEELTESFAETEYENEKEDESAKLEELTESFIETDEENGEEDESAKLEELTESFAETDYENEKEDESAKLEELTESFVETDEENEKEDESAKLEELTESFAETDYENEKEDESAKLEELTESFAETDYENEKEDESAKLEELAESFAETDNENEKEDESAKLEELTESFAETDEEYEKEDESAKWMTEILGEEFGCQPVYRRR